From Saprospiraceae bacterium, one genomic window encodes:
- a CDS encoding Fic family protein — MSKKEFNRVLPFNALPDLPPATHLETTEIFKATIRANKLLAELKGFCQTLPNPELLLNTIVLQESKESSAIENIVTTQDELYKATLMGDKVKNQAAKEVLQYREAMYFGLSELDKTGLITTNLLVGIMQKLRNTRDGIRRNPGTKLSKPISGQIVYTPPEGETIIREKLFTLERYINVSDGDSLDPLIKMALIHYQFEAIHPFSDGNGRAGRILNILYLIQQEMIGLPVLYLSKYIIENRSDYYRLLREVTEQNNWIDWVLYVVNGVAETSQSTLIKIKRIIELKANAENDLKSALGSSFSRDLNDLLFSFPYIKIGVLDENGIAKRQTASRYLKEIEKAGWLSSVQVWKETYYINHNLIKILSE; from the coding sequence ATGAGTAAAAAAGAATTCAATCGCGTCTTGCCCTTCAATGCTTTGCCGGATTTGCCGCCAGCCACCCATCTGGAGACGACTGAAATATTCAAAGCAACCATACGGGCCAACAAACTATTGGCAGAGCTGAAGGGCTTTTGCCAAACCCTGCCCAATCCGGAGTTACTACTAAACACCATAGTCTTACAGGAAAGTAAGGAATCAAGTGCCATCGAAAACATTGTCACCACACAAGATGAGTTGTATAAAGCCACCCTCATGGGTGACAAAGTGAAAAATCAGGCTGCCAAGGAAGTTTTACAATATCGGGAAGCCATGTATTTTGGGTTATCGGAATTGGATAAAACCGGCCTTATTACCACCAATCTTTTAGTGGGTATTATGCAAAAGCTACGTAATACAAGAGATGGTATAAGGAGAAATCCGGGCACGAAACTTTCTAAGCCCATTAGTGGACAAATTGTGTACACACCACCAGAAGGAGAGACGATAATCAGAGAAAAACTTTTTACCCTGGAGCGGTATATAAATGTTTCCGATGGGGATAGCTTAGACCCTCTTATTAAAATGGCTCTGATTCATTATCAGTTTGAGGCCATACATCCATTTAGTGACGGGAATGGTCGTGCTGGTCGTATTTTGAATATTTTGTATCTGATTCAACAGGAGATGATTGGTTTACCTGTTCTTTATTTGAGTAAATATATTATTGAGAATAGGTCGGATTATTACCGGTTACTCAGAGAAGTTACTGAACAAAACAACTGGATTGACTGGGTGCTTTATGTGGTAAATGGCGTAGCTGAAACCTCTCAATCCACCCTAATTAAGATTAAGCGCATAATAGAATTGAAAGCAAATGCAGAGAATGATTTGAAATCAGCGCTGGGATCTTCATTCTCTAGAGATCTGAATGATCTATTGTTTAGCTTTCCCTATATAAAAATAGGGGTTTTGGATGAAAATGGAATTGCCAAGCGGCAAACCGCATCGCGCTATTTAAAAGAAATAGAAAAGGCGGGATGGCTTTCAAGCGTACAGGTATGGAAGGAGACCTATTATATCAACCATAATCTGATTAAAATACTATCTGAATAG
- a CDS encoding restriction endonuclease: MSKKEFFPPRPSTNPTIYAYELPGIPYKEGLLKIGQSRRPNEVRIDEQTKTAGIKYKIVFEESAMRRDGSSFSDHEVRRHLRKQGFANPEGEWIKFTLKDLRKAIWEMKTGERTEDNRSLSFGMRPEQEEAVSKSMAYFSSFKRENPDKTPHFLWNAKMRFGKTFASYQLAKKMAWTKILVLTFKPAVENAWYEDLMTHVDFEGWQFVSNSQNTLSYGQADMEKPVVCFGSFQDYLGKNTSTGGIKTKNEWVHATHWDCVIFDEYHYGAWRENAKELFGAEGKRELEFGEGEGIEYFDEEAMPITTKHYLYLSGTPFRAIASGEFIEEQIFNWTYSDEQRAKDGWDDSKGSNPYASLPRMVMMTYQLPDSISQIAELGEFDGFDLNVFFSAEGDGIKARFKYEDEVQKWLDLIRGSFSETTLDNLKMGAKKPPLPFSHAPLLNVLNHTFWFLPTVASCYAMANLLKQRQNKFYHDYTVVVTAGTQAGIGVEALPPVLDAMTDNPLESKTITLSCGKLTTGVSVKPWTGIFMLRNSSSPETYFQAAFRVQTPWVITNPDSKSPNKEEILKEECYVFDFAPNRALRQIADYACRLNVNESNPEKNVEDFINFLPVLAYDGSSMKQVDAAGILDIAMSGTTATLLARRWESALLVNVDNNTLARLMANEEAMKSLMNIEGFRNLNQDIETIINKSEAVKKAKKEANDRELTKKEKKELTDEEKEYKSLRKQIQEKLIKFATRVPVFMYLTDYRERSLKDVIMQLEPGLFKKVTGLSVKDFELLVSLGVFNSALMNDAVYKFKRYEDPSLEYIGINRHKGEDIGLYDTVLSRKEYEESFVNEP; encoded by the coding sequence ATGAGTAAAAAAGAATTTTTTCCACCCCGACCATCCACCAATCCGACAATATACGCTTATGAATTACCGGGCATTCCTTATAAAGAAGGTCTATTGAAAATAGGCCAATCCAGAAGACCCAACGAAGTCAGAATAGACGAGCAAACCAAAACAGCCGGCATTAAATACAAAATCGTTTTTGAAGAATCCGCAATGAGGCGCGACGGGAGTTCATTTTCTGACCATGAGGTTCGCCGTCATTTGCGCAAACAAGGCTTTGCCAATCCCGAGGGCGAATGGATTAAATTTACTTTGAAAGATCTACGAAAAGCCATTTGGGAAATGAAGACAGGTGAACGTACTGAAGACAATCGATCCCTTTCTTTCGGTATGCGACCAGAACAAGAGGAAGCCGTTAGCAAATCCATGGCCTATTTTAGTAGTTTTAAGAGGGAAAACCCGGATAAGACACCCCATTTTCTTTGGAATGCCAAAATGCGTTTTGGAAAAACCTTTGCCAGCTACCAACTGGCAAAGAAAATGGCCTGGACCAAAATTTTGGTGCTCACTTTTAAACCTGCCGTAGAAAATGCCTGGTATGAAGATTTGATGACTCATGTTGATTTTGAAGGATGGCAGTTTGTATCAAACTCACAAAACACTCTGAGCTATGGGCAGGCAGATATGGAAAAACCAGTTGTGTGTTTTGGCTCTTTTCAAGACTATTTGGGCAAAAATACCAGCACAGGTGGTATAAAAACCAAAAACGAATGGGTACATGCTACTCATTGGGATTGCGTCATTTTTGACGAGTACCACTATGGTGCCTGGCGGGAAAATGCGAAAGAACTATTTGGAGCTGAAGGGAAAAGAGAATTGGAATTTGGGGAAGGAGAGGGTATTGAGTACTTTGATGAAGAAGCGATGCCCATTACAACCAAGCACTATTTATACTTATCGGGTACACCTTTCCGAGCCATTGCGTCGGGAGAGTTTATCGAGGAGCAGATATTTAACTGGACTTATTCAGACGAGCAGAGAGCCAAAGATGGCTGGGATGATTCTAAAGGAAGCAATCCCTATGCTTCCCTGCCGCGAATGGTCATGATGACTTACCAGTTGCCTGACTCCATCAGTCAAATAGCAGAGTTGGGAGAATTTGACGGCTTTGATTTGAATGTGTTCTTTTCAGCTGAAGGCGATGGTATAAAGGCAAGGTTCAAATACGAAGATGAAGTACAGAAATGGTTGGATTTGATTCGTGGTTCATTCAGCGAAACCACTTTGGACAATCTTAAAATGGGAGCGAAAAAACCGCCGCTTCCTTTCTCACATGCTCCTTTGCTCAATGTATTGAATCACACTTTTTGGTTTTTGCCGACCGTGGCCTCATGTTATGCAATGGCTAATTTGCTCAAACAGCGACAAAACAAGTTTTATCACGATTACACCGTGGTAGTGACAGCAGGAACACAAGCGGGCATTGGTGTGGAAGCCTTACCACCCGTTCTAGATGCCATGACCGACAATCCCTTGGAATCAAAAACCATTACACTTTCCTGTGGTAAACTCACTACAGGGGTTTCGGTTAAACCTTGGACAGGAATTTTTATGTTGCGTAATTCTTCAAGTCCTGAAACTTATTTTCAAGCAGCCTTCCGAGTGCAAACGCCTTGGGTAATTACAAACCCCGATAGCAAATCGCCCAACAAAGAAGAAATTCTAAAAGAAGAATGTTATGTGTTCGATTTTGCTCCGAACAGGGCATTAAGACAAATTGCTGATTATGCTTGCCGATTGAATGTCAATGAATCGAACCCGGAAAAAAACGTAGAAGATTTTATAAATTTCCTGCCAGTTCTAGCTTATGATGGCAGCTCGATGAAACAAGTGGACGCGGCAGGTATTTTAGACATTGCAATGAGTGGTACAACGGCTACGCTTTTGGCAAGACGTTGGGAAAGTGCCTTGCTTGTAAATGTGGACAACAACACGCTTGCCCGATTGATGGCCAACGAGGAAGCAATGAAATCATTGATGAATATAGAAGGCTTTAGAAATTTGAATCAGGACATTGAAACCATTATCAACAAATCGGAAGCCGTTAAAAAAGCCAAGAAAGAAGCAAACGACCGAGAGCTGACAAAGAAAGAAAAGAAGGAGCTTACTGACGAAGAAAAGGAATACAAAAGCCTGAGAAAGCAAATACAAGAAAAGCTAATCAAGTTTGCTACTCGTGTTCCCGTTTTTATGTACCTGACAGACTACAGGGAAAGGAGTTTGAAAGATGTAATCATGCAATTAGAACCGGGACTTTTTAAGAAAGTAACGGGACTTTCTGTAAAGGACTTTGAATTATTGGTAAGTCTTGGAGTTTTCAACTCTGCTTTAATGAATGATGCCGTTTACAAATTCAAACGCTATGAAGATCCAAGTTTGGAATATATTGGAATTAATAGACACAAAGGCGAAGACATTGGTCTTTATGACACAGTTTTGAGTAGAAAGGAATATGAAGAAAGTTTTGTGAATGAGCCTTGA